From a single Apium graveolens cultivar Ventura chromosome 2, ASM990537v1, whole genome shotgun sequence genomic region:
- the LOC141700982 gene encoding uncharacterized protein LOC141700982 → MTLGYGDPDLEGLKFPQDDPLVITPIIGNCPVMRVLVDNGASVDILFHDKFIKMSYNDSQLTSSNAPIYGFIYVECKVEGAIQLPVTIGEEPREATQMLNFQVVKATSTYNAIMGRTGIHAKAAPSTYQMVLKFPTRNSVGEARGDRKMARSFYVAALRPNGKGGRSSL, encoded by the coding sequence ATGACGCTTGGATATGGTGATccagaccttgaaggtttgaaatttcctcaggATGATCCTCTGGTTATCACTCCGATAATTGGAAATTGTCCTGTTATGAGGGTCCTAGTGGACAATGGAGCTTCCGTGGACATTCTGTTCCATGATAAATTCATAAAGATGAGCTACAATGATTCTCAGCTAACTTCGTCTAACGCACCCATCTACGGGTTTATTTATGTGGAATGCAAAGTCGAAGGAGCAATACAACTTCCCGTAACTATCGGGGAAGAGCCTAGGGAGGCCACGCAGATGTTGAACTTTCAGGTTGTCAAGGCAACCtcaacttacaatgctatcatgggtagAACAGGGATCCATGCTAAGGCTGCTCCCTCAACCTACCAAATGGTACTGAAGTTCCCAACTAGAAATAGTGTTGGAGAAGCAAGGGGAGATCGGAAGATGGCCCGCAGTTTCTATGTTGCAGCACTTAGGCCCAATGGAAAAGGGGGCAGGTCCTCCCTatag